From the Priestia koreensis genome, one window contains:
- a CDS encoding ATP-binding protein, which yields MTTYSSEFKLKNICLFLVMVLIPSIVLSLLFVQFRYYQFQQDHRRVAESTARLHKNNLDRFIGDTRTSIETIAMTIRPITQDSKDLERRDDITNTLHQLHRKDERLSGLYYVDMQGDMFLGSHPLSKIINVYDRDFFQDVIKQKQTAISDAYYGRLTGRYIVTMATPVQNEKQQIGGILLATLRLDYLKKLTKQASPSDKVQLYGKNQILIFDTNHDVEYDDSSFTYTMKLDQAPWTLVVTVPAVSDAQITHWFIYSMFLSLIITTVLFLLLNLWRTKRQNERERAANEAQKLELIGTLAAGTAHEIRNPLTGIKGLVTLLSETHTNEKDQYYFSVIQTEIDRINQIVSEFLILGKPTAQNLQTCDIREIITESLPIIESEANMQGIQVKVDLPPTALLISCEQNQIKQVLLNLAKNALDSMQENGQLTISSIKDGKYCVLSITDNGTGISKEVLPKLFTPFFTMKETGTGLGLIVCKRIIEMHAGTIAISSELNVGTTVSVTLPLVK from the coding sequence ATGACCACATATTCTTCAGAATTTAAGCTAAAAAACATTTGTTTATTTCTCGTAATGGTTCTTATTCCTTCTATTGTACTCAGCTTGCTTTTCGTACAATTTCGATATTATCAATTTCAGCAAGATCATCGTCGCGTCGCAGAATCGACTGCACGATTACATAAAAACAATCTAGATCGCTTTATCGGAGATACGAGAACAAGCATTGAAACCATTGCCATGACAATCAGGCCCATCACACAGGACAGTAAAGATTTAGAGCGACGTGATGATATTACCAATACCCTTCATCAATTGCATAGAAAAGATGAGCGCTTGTCAGGTCTTTATTACGTTGATATGCAGGGAGATATGTTTCTCGGTTCTCATCCTTTATCTAAAATCATCAATGTCTATGACCGTGACTTTTTCCAAGACGTCATCAAACAGAAGCAAACGGCTATTTCAGATGCTTATTATGGACGTTTGACGGGGCGTTACATCGTTACGATGGCGACACCTGTTCAAAACGAGAAGCAGCAAATTGGAGGTATTTTACTCGCCACTCTGCGGCTTGATTATTTGAAAAAGTTGACGAAGCAAGCAAGTCCATCTGATAAAGTACAGCTGTATGGAAAAAATCAAATTTTAATTTTTGATACGAATCATGACGTGGAGTACGATGATAGCAGCTTCACCTATACAATGAAGCTTGATCAAGCGCCTTGGACGCTAGTCGTAACGGTTCCTGCTGTATCAGATGCCCAAATTACGCACTGGTTTATTTATTCGATGTTCCTTTCATTAATTATCACCACCGTTTTATTCTTGCTTTTAAACCTTTGGCGGACGAAACGACAAAATGAGCGGGAACGAGCCGCAAACGAAGCACAAAAGCTCGAATTAATCGGAACGCTTGCTGCAGGTACAGCACACGAAATTCGTAATCCCCTCACTGGTATTAAGGGGCTTGTGACACTGCTAAGCGAAACACATACAAACGAAAAAGATCAGTATTATTTCTCCGTCATTCAGACTGAGATTGATCGGATCAACCAAATTGTCAGCGAGTTTTTAATTTTAGGAAAGCCCACTGCTCAAAACTTGCAAACGTGTGATATAAGAGAGATTATTACCGAATCATTGCCCATCATCGAATCCGAAGCAAACATGCAAGGTATTCAAGTAAAAGTTGATCTACCACCTACCGCATTGCTTATTTCATGCGAACAAAACCAAATCAAGCAGGTTTTATTGAATCTTGCAAAAAATGCCCTGGACTCAATGCAGGAAAATGGCCAATTAACAATTTCCTCTATTAAAGACGGAAAGTATTGTGTTCTATCTATTACGGACAATGGAACAGGCATCTCAAAAGAAGTATTGCCAAAGTTATTTACTCCTTTTTTCACTATGAAGGAAACAGGAACAGGACTAGGTCTTATTGTCTGTAAACGAATTATCGAAATGCATGCGGGAACAATAGCTATATCTAGCGAACTGAACGTCGGTACAACCGTATCCGTTACGCTTCCCCTCGTCAAGTAA
- a CDS encoding MarR family winged helix-turn-helix transcriptional regulator — MNKEATREELDQSLKLFIVLSRAHRAINDHVHKLIQNHGLNPTEFAVLELLYHKGRQPLQQIGGKILLASGSITYVIDKLEKKEYLARVACPSDRRVTYAEITDKGKAFIESIFPSHEQRIHEILSALSADEKDQAIELLKKLGHFANDYVPTESE, encoded by the coding sequence ATGAATAAGGAAGCTACAAGGGAAGAATTAGATCAATCATTGAAGCTGTTTATTGTACTTTCAAGAGCACATCGCGCTATTAATGACCATGTACACAAGCTCATTCAAAATCATGGCTTAAACCCAACCGAATTTGCTGTATTAGAGCTTTTATACCATAAAGGAAGACAACCTCTTCAACAAATCGGAGGTAAAATTCTTTTAGCTAGCGGAAGCATCACGTACGTGATTGATAAATTAGAGAAAAAGGAATATCTCGCACGCGTTGCTTGTCCGAGTGATCGCCGCGTGACGTATGCGGAAATCACCGATAAAGGAAAAGCCTTTATCGAGAGCATTTTCCCAAGCCACGAGCAGCGTATTCACGAAATTTTATCTGCACTGTCCGCTGATGAGAAGGATCAAGCCATTGAGCTATTGAAAAAACTTGGTCACTTTGCAAATGATTACGTGCCAACAGAATCTGAATAA
- a CDS encoding M3 family oligoendopeptidase: protein MKFQDFTYERPDIKKVEASFEEALQLFKEAKSIEEQESALKAIHKIEADFGTMATLCSIRHSIDTNDEFYKAEQDYMDDVTPHIQALKHKYYQELVSSPFRAELEEKWGTQLFALADAELKTFSPEILEDLQLENKLSSEYTKLVASAKIPFNGEELTLAQLGPYAESVDRDVRKHALEARTGFFSENGEKFDEIYDKLVKVRTKMAQKLGYENFVELGYARMSRTDYDAEMVANFRKQVLDHIVPLAQELKKRQEERIGVDSLKYYDDAFEFKTGNAAPKGDPEWIIDNGTKMYDELSDETKEFFHFMLDRNLMDLVAKKGKAGGGYCTFIDNYNSPFIFSNFNGTSGDIDVLTHEAGHAFQVYSSRHQEVPEYLWPTYEAAEIHSMSMEFFTWPWMELFFKEDTEKYRFAHLSSGLLFLPYGVSVDEFQHFVYENPDATPKERKQAWREIEKKYTPYKDYDGNEYLEEGGFWQRQGHIYNSPFYYIDYTLAQICAFQFWKRDRENHEEAWADYLHLCKQGGSKSFTGLVKEANLISPFEDGCVESVVSEIKSYLNSVDDKAL, encoded by the coding sequence ATGAAGTTTCAAGATTTTACATACGAACGACCTGATATTAAGAAAGTAGAAGCAAGTTTTGAAGAGGCTCTTCAGCTTTTTAAGGAAGCAAAAAGTATCGAAGAACAAGAGAGTGCGTTAAAAGCGATTCATAAAATTGAAGCAGACTTTGGCACGATGGCTACTCTTTGCTCAATCCGTCACTCGATCGATACGAACGATGAGTTTTACAAAGCTGAACAGGATTACATGGACGACGTAACGCCTCACATTCAGGCGCTTAAGCACAAGTACTACCAAGAGCTTGTTTCATCACCTTTTCGCGCAGAGCTTGAGGAAAAGTGGGGAACACAGCTATTTGCACTTGCGGATGCAGAGTTAAAAACATTTTCACCTGAGATCTTAGAGGACTTACAGCTTGAAAACAAGCTGTCTTCTGAATACACAAAGCTTGTCGCATCAGCTAAAATTCCGTTTAACGGAGAAGAGTTGACGCTTGCACAGCTTGGCCCATATGCTGAATCTGTTGATCGTGATGTTCGTAAACACGCGCTAGAGGCTCGCACAGGCTTTTTCAGTGAAAACGGCGAAAAATTCGATGAAATTTACGACAAGCTTGTAAAAGTTCGTACGAAAATGGCGCAAAAGTTAGGCTATGAAAACTTCGTAGAGCTTGGATATGCACGTATGTCACGCACAGACTATGACGCAGAAATGGTAGCTAACTTCCGTAAACAAGTACTAGATCACATCGTTCCATTAGCACAAGAGTTGAAAAAGCGTCAGGAAGAGCGTATTGGCGTCGACAGCTTGAAGTATTATGACGATGCGTTTGAATTTAAAACAGGGAACGCAGCTCCAAAGGGTGATCCGGAGTGGATTATCGACAACGGCACGAAAATGTACGACGAGCTTTCAGACGAAACAAAAGAGTTCTTCCACTTTATGTTAGATCGTAACTTAATGGATTTAGTGGCTAAAAAAGGGAAAGCAGGAGGCGGATACTGTACGTTTATTGATAACTACAACTCTCCGTTCATTTTCTCTAATTTCAATGGAACATCAGGCGACATTGACGTGTTAACGCATGAAGCAGGACATGCCTTCCAAGTGTATTCTAGCCGTCATCAAGAAGTACCTGAATATTTGTGGCCAACATATGAGGCAGCAGAGATTCATTCAATGAGTATGGAATTCTTCACATGGCCATGGATGGAGCTATTCTTTAAAGAAGATACAGAGAAATATCGCTTTGCTCATTTAAGCTCAGGACTATTATTCCTTCCATACGGAGTATCTGTCGATGAGTTCCAACACTTTGTGTATGAAAATCCAGATGCAACGCCAAAAGAACGCAAACAAGCATGGCGTGAGATTGAAAAGAAATACACACCGTATAAAGACTACGATGGAAACGAGTATTTAGAAGAGGGTGGATTCTGGCAGCGTCAAGGTCATATTTATAATTCACCATTTTATTACATCGACTACACGCTTGCGCAAATTTGTGCATTCCAATTCTGGAAGCGCGATCGTGAAAATCATGAGGAAGCTTGGGCCGATTATCTTCACCTCTGTAAGCAAGGAGGAAGCAAGTCATTTACAGGACTTGTGAAAGAAGCCAACTTAATTTCACCATTTGAAGATGGATGTGTGGAATCAGTCGTATCAGAAATTAAATCGTACTTAAATTCGGTTGATGACAAAGCTCTATAA
- a CDS encoding C40 family peptidase — MKKITLSALLVTGLAIGGTGVASAATTTKPAVPVQKDPSSQLVTYAKTLIGTPYKNGGTTVKGFDASAFVQHVYKKVGVSLPRTTADLYKQGTVVTLKQVKPGDLLFFDTIDNKKKEINYVGIYVGENTFISVTTKKGVAVSSLDSYWKSKVVTVKHIAVK, encoded by the coding sequence ATGAAAAAAATAACTCTTTCCGCTTTACTTGTAACAGGATTAGCGATAGGAGGAACTGGTGTAGCTAGTGCTGCTACGACGACAAAACCTGCTGTTCCTGTCCAAAAAGATCCATCTAGTCAGCTTGTCACTTATGCAAAAACGCTCATTGGCACTCCTTATAAAAATGGTGGCACAACCGTTAAGGGATTTGATGCATCTGCTTTTGTTCAGCACGTTTATAAAAAAGTTGGCGTTTCTCTACCACGTACGACAGCTGATTTATATAAGCAAGGCACCGTGGTTACGCTTAAGCAAGTAAAACCTGGAGATCTACTGTTTTTCGATACGATCGATAATAAGAAAAAAGAGATTAATTACGTGGGGATTTATGTGGGAGAAAATACATTCATCTCTGTGACAACTAAAAAAGGTGTCGCGGTCTCTTCTCTTGATTCATATTGGAAATCAAAAGTCGTAACAGTAAAACACATCGCGGTTAAATAA
- a CDS encoding two-component system sensor histidine kinase NtrB: MDKISLLKKRNHLLFILLTTFYLLDVVTLILTGNDWDMVLPPVGVGVLAILAFISYVLKPSPQTIRWSYIFAYYAYMTYLLIAFPYLINYLFLIFGIIIATIYHDYVSIIVSGIICIALLSFFYFYNMEEIFSEVVAGDVIFFILFSVLCLIFLLFYTRYANRLWRTAYQNEQATKKELHTTQGYLQSFFQNNNDAMSIVDLDDHVIMVNPAFEKIYGWSEAEILGKKLPVTGNKSFEHLENVKKVLEGGQNIIGFQTQDLRKDGTLIDVEINISPIYDDHGKLMAFTHIIHDLSERKTLDVMLRRSDKLVLAGELAATVAHEVRNPLTSLNGFVQLINEQSREFEPYTSIMMDEIHRIDEILEEFLSLAKPNREKFAPHTLDSLLKGALHLFEKECESKDIVIQYNETDFHITIMCDSNQLKQVFINLFKNAVEAMPNGGTLHLSAVHDQNQVDIQIEDTGTGIPASLLNDLYKPFVTSKESGTGLGLVVTQRIIHNHHGELTIDSVENSGTTIHISLPLSHHKIFSP, encoded by the coding sequence TTGGACAAAATTTCTTTGTTAAAAAAACGAAATCACTTATTATTTATCCTGCTTACCACATTTTATTTACTAGATGTTGTCACGCTCATTTTAACCGGTAACGATTGGGATATGGTACTGCCACCAGTAGGTGTAGGAGTATTAGCGATCCTTGCATTTATTTCATACGTCCTCAAGCCGTCTCCGCAAACTATAAGGTGGTCTTATATTTTTGCTTATTATGCCTACATGACTTATTTACTCATCGCATTTCCTTATTTAATCAATTATCTTTTTTTAATATTTGGTATTATTATTGCGACGATTTATCATGACTACGTGTCTATTATCGTATCTGGCATCATCTGCATCGCGCTGCTCTCATTCTTCTATTTTTATAACATGGAAGAAATTTTTTCAGAAGTGGTAGCAGGGGACGTCATCTTTTTCATTTTATTTTCGGTTTTATGCTTAATTTTTCTTCTTTTTTACACAAGGTATGCAAATCGCCTTTGGCGAACCGCTTACCAAAACGAACAAGCGACCAAAAAGGAACTTCATACTACTCAGGGGTACTTACAATCATTTTTCCAAAATAATAATGATGCGATGTCGATCGTTGATTTAGATGATCATGTAATTATGGTAAACCCAGCATTTGAAAAAATCTATGGGTGGAGTGAAGCCGAAATTTTAGGAAAAAAATTACCTGTGACGGGGAATAAATCATTCGAGCATTTGGAAAACGTCAAAAAAGTGTTAGAAGGCGGACAAAACATTATCGGTTTTCAAACGCAAGATCTCCGCAAAGACGGTACCCTTATTGATGTTGAAATTAATATTTCACCCATTTATGATGATCATGGCAAACTGATGGCTTTCACTCATATTATTCATGATCTTTCAGAACGAAAGACGTTAGATGTTATGCTGCGGCGCTCTGATAAGTTGGTGCTCGCTGGAGAACTAGCGGCAACGGTTGCTCATGAAGTTCGCAACCCACTCACCTCTCTTAATGGATTTGTGCAGCTCATTAACGAGCAGTCTCGTGAATTTGAGCCCTATACATCGATTATGATGGATGAGATTCATCGTATTGATGAAATACTAGAGGAATTTTTATCATTAGCGAAACCAAATCGCGAAAAGTTTGCGCCGCACACCCTCGATAGCCTCCTAAAAGGCGCCTTGCATTTATTTGAAAAAGAATGTGAGTCGAAGGACATTGTCATTCAGTACAATGAAACTGATTTTCATATTACGATCATGTGCGACAGCAACCAGCTTAAGCAAGTCTTTATCAATTTATTTAAAAACGCCGTGGAAGCGATGCCGAATGGTGGGACACTTCATTTGAGCGCTGTTCACGATCAGAATCAAGTAGACATTCAAATAGAGGATACGGGCACTGGCATTCCTGCGTCTCTTCTTAATGATTTATACAAACCGTTTGTCACATCAAAAGAATCGGGAACAGGTTTAGGGCTAGTGGTGACTCAACGAATTATTCACAACCATCACGGTGAATTAACGATTGATAGCGTAGAGAATAGTGGGACGACCATTCATATCTCCCTTCCTCTCTCCCATCATAAAATTTTTTCACCATAA
- a CDS encoding alpha-amylase family glycosyl hydrolase: protein MKGAKKVIGSTILILLLVLQTVASGGAFTSHAAEKTVTLVGDLQNELGAKNDWDPADAATIMVKQADGTYKFTGKLPAGTYEYKVAINQSWDENYGVNGEAGGGNYKLVLDQEKVVTFVYNDSTHTVTIPVALDKDKLPRLVGNIQPAIHAGEEWKPDQSTAIFEDENGDNIYTYKVLVPKGQYEYKVVLGKTWDDAAYPTDNAKLVVVKDTEVTFFYNHDTKQVSTNYDSGLPDGSIQMNALFHNTWDPAYRMPFGAIEAGKSVKLRLQAKKGDLTGAKVQLKNYDKGTTSTEEMSYAGWTQVDGKNVELWETTVTPKEKGVYGYKFIARDGTAVAEYGEDTQEGKTGVATEKNANLFQMTVYDPTFKTPDWMKKAVVYQIFPDRFFNGNPKNDAAKSNARGKEPIEHMKWSDLPDNPRLASEEAYKGDNIWSNDFFGGDIAGIQKKLDYIQSLGVNTLYLNPIASAASNHKYDATDYKAIDPMFGSPQEFDAFTKELKKRKMHLILDGVFNHVGDDSVYFDRYGKYPTVGAYEYWARIYDLMNSKKLTEAEAKKEAEAQFIKEGQVFSPYGFQNWFNIENVKTNGVYKYQAWWGFDSLPEIKSVPGAKVPYNSELNNTNFAKYIMYDKDSVAKSWLQRGASGWRLDVANEVDPEFWREFRHELKTGKGEEPLILGEIWDDASKYFLGDLYDSVMNYRFRGTMLDYLKNGKAENAYDQLQAVEEDYPKEAFYALMNLMGSHDTARAVFLLGNGTDTSERAEYDKKYDYELGVQRLKLASIFQMGYPGAPTIYYGDEAGVTGSKDPDNRRVYPWGHEDKALVAHYQKVGKARKANADLFALGDLKTLYAKGDIIAYARTNEKKAAVVIVNRGNEEQTVTIDVKDVAANGALFVDQLKFAYHTTVKDGKLTVTIPAMNGRMLVANELPKQQAFVKNVAVTESNHTATLTWTGNAKAYKVYQTTINGAFYKEVQNTSSGRAMISNLENGRSYYFAVTAIDKYGNESKQVVTKAVIPHVPLTNNYMISNMTKLTNGVIDLAKPQTVSADIMIKGVTEKEQGEGLLVQLHVKEPGHTKWTILPAGYVGQNGDANTFQGEFLPINQGAYEVKVALSTDAGRTWVWSNAQTVTFAKGTDAEPPAKSVTLSNPQQESGQVNLSWNINEAKDPYMIEIVRNGSVIERSTDVKTTAYKDLNVVNGQSYEYAVNVYDQAGNVVTSNAVTVKPDLVLVKVTFKLHAPDYTSQNAKITIPGSINGWNTTAFEMTRGGAVTNDYQYTFEAQEGEVLTYKYVKDNSWDKEGLPDHTPSNKSDDDVSYYGYGAQGTDLKVVVTNQGGNQMVIEDTILRWIDMPVVITSHTDGQTVSTDTITLKGTAIKGGTLTINGEKVTVNEDMTFTHTVQLRSGENPLTIKIEPSEKAKADIFKNDGGAIEKNTKTMTFTITKK, encoded by the coding sequence ATGAAGGGGGCAAAAAAGGTAATTGGTTCCACCATTCTTATTTTGCTGTTAGTTCTGCAAACGGTTGCATCAGGAGGAGCTTTTACGAGTCATGCAGCTGAAAAAACAGTTACGCTTGTAGGAGATTTGCAGAATGAGTTAGGGGCAAAAAATGACTGGGACCCAGCGGATGCTGCGACTATTATGGTCAAACAGGCCGATGGAACGTACAAATTCACAGGGAAGCTTCCTGCTGGAACGTACGAGTATAAAGTAGCGATTAATCAATCTTGGGACGAAAATTACGGGGTAAACGGTGAGGCTGGTGGGGGCAATTACAAGCTCGTACTGGATCAAGAAAAAGTGGTCACGTTCGTTTACAATGATTCTACACATACAGTAACGATACCGGTAGCTTTGGATAAAGACAAGCTGCCACGTCTCGTCGGAAACATTCAACCTGCAATTCACGCAGGAGAAGAGTGGAAGCCAGACCAATCGACTGCGATCTTTGAAGATGAAAACGGCGATAATATTTATACGTACAAAGTTCTTGTGCCAAAAGGTCAATACGAATACAAAGTGGTCTTAGGAAAAACATGGGACGATGCAGCGTATCCGACGGACAATGCAAAACTAGTTGTTGTTAAAGACACAGAAGTTACGTTTTTCTATAACCATGATACAAAACAAGTGTCAACAAACTATGATTCGGGTCTGCCTGATGGAAGCATACAAATGAATGCTCTATTTCACAATACATGGGATCCTGCTTATCGCATGCCGTTTGGAGCAATTGAAGCAGGAAAAAGCGTAAAGCTTCGCCTGCAAGCAAAAAAAGGTGATTTAACGGGTGCGAAAGTGCAATTGAAAAACTACGATAAGGGCACTACGAGTACAGAAGAAATGAGCTATGCGGGCTGGACACAAGTAGACGGGAAGAACGTTGAACTATGGGAGACGACCGTAACTCCGAAGGAAAAGGGCGTATACGGGTATAAATTTATTGCACGCGACGGAACAGCGGTTGCTGAATACGGAGAGGACACGCAGGAAGGAAAAACAGGTGTTGCGACTGAGAAAAATGCAAATCTGTTTCAAATGACGGTCTATGATCCAACATTTAAAACACCAGACTGGATGAAAAAAGCCGTTGTATATCAGATTTTCCCTGATCGATTTTTTAATGGAAATCCAAAAAATGATGCAGCGAAATCGAATGCTCGTGGCAAAGAGCCAATCGAGCATATGAAGTGGAGTGACCTTCCAGATAATCCGCGCCTTGCGAGTGAAGAAGCATATAAAGGTGATAACATCTGGTCAAATGATTTCTTCGGTGGAGATATTGCGGGGATTCAGAAGAAATTAGATTATATTCAATCGCTTGGTGTAAATACGCTCTATTTAAATCCAATTGCATCTGCGGCATCTAATCACAAGTATGATGCAACAGATTATAAAGCGATTGATCCGATGTTTGGATCACCACAAGAGTTTGACGCATTCACTAAAGAATTGAAAAAACGCAAAATGCATTTAATTTTAGACGGTGTATTTAATCATGTTGGTGATGATTCCGTCTACTTTGACCGCTATGGAAAATATCCAACGGTTGGTGCTTATGAGTACTGGGCACGCATTTATGATTTGATGAATAGCAAAAAGCTTACAGAAGCAGAGGCGAAAAAAGAAGCCGAAGCACAATTTATTAAAGAAGGACAAGTATTCAGTCCGTATGGATTTCAAAATTGGTTTAACATTGAGAACGTGAAAACGAACGGTGTGTATAAATACCAAGCATGGTGGGGATTTGATTCGTTACCAGAAATCAAATCGGTACCCGGTGCAAAAGTTCCTTACAATTCGGAACTGAACAATACAAACTTTGCAAAATACATTATGTATGACAAAGATTCAGTTGCAAAATCATGGCTACAGCGTGGCGCAAGCGGTTGGCGCTTAGACGTTGCAAATGAAGTAGATCCGGAGTTTTGGCGCGAATTCCGTCATGAGCTTAAAACAGGAAAAGGCGAAGAGCCCCTTATTTTAGGCGAAATTTGGGATGATGCATCCAAGTATTTCCTTGGAGATTTATATGATTCGGTGATGAACTATCGTTTTAGAGGAACGATGCTTGACTACCTGAAGAATGGAAAAGCGGAAAACGCCTACGATCAGCTTCAAGCGGTAGAGGAAGACTATCCGAAAGAAGCATTTTATGCGCTTATGAACTTAATGGGTTCTCACGATACTGCTCGTGCTGTCTTTTTACTAGGAAATGGAACAGACACTTCAGAGCGTGCAGAATATGATAAAAAATATGATTATGAGCTAGGTGTACAGAGACTAAAATTGGCTTCTATTTTCCAAATGGGCTATCCAGGCGCTCCGACTATTTATTACGGAGATGAAGCTGGTGTGACAGGCTCAAAAGATCCGGATAATCGCCGCGTTTATCCTTGGGGACATGAAGATAAAGCACTTGTCGCACACTATCAAAAGGTAGGAAAGGCTAGAAAAGCAAATGCAGATTTATTTGCATTAGGTGATTTAAAAACGCTTTATGCAAAAGGGGATATTATTGCTTATGCCCGAACGAATGAGAAAAAAGCAGCGGTTGTTATCGTGAATCGAGGCAATGAAGAACAGACGGTTACAATCGATGTAAAAGATGTAGCGGCAAATGGAGCGCTGTTCGTCGATCAGTTAAAGTTTGCTTATCACACTACGGTGAAGGATGGGAAACTAACCGTTACGATTCCAGCAATGAATGGTCGCATGCTCGTTGCAAATGAGCTTCCGAAGCAACAAGCATTTGTAAAAAATGTAGCGGTAACAGAAAGCAACCACACTGCAACACTCACATGGACTGGAAATGCCAAAGCTTACAAAGTATATCAAACGACGATTAACGGAGCATTTTACAAAGAAGTGCAGAATACGTCTTCAGGTCGTGCGATGATTTCAAATCTAGAAAATGGACGTTCTTATTATTTTGCGGTGACCGCAATTGATAAATACGGAAACGAATCAAAGCAGGTCGTGACGAAGGCTGTCATTCCGCACGTACCGCTAACGAATAATTACATGATTTCAAATATGACTAAGCTAACGAACGGCGTCATTGATTTAGCGAAACCACAAACAGTCTCTGCTGATATTATGATTAAAGGCGTAACGGAAAAAGAGCAGGGAGAGGGGCTACTTGTTCAACTTCATGTGAAAGAGCCTGGTCATACAAAATGGACTATCCTTCCTGCAGGGTACGTAGGGCAAAATGGTGACGCAAACACGTTCCAGGGAGAATTTCTACCGATTAATCAAGGCGCATACGAAGTGAAAGTAGCTCTTTCAACAGATGCAGGCCGAACGTGGGTATGGAGTAACGCGCAGACGGTTACGTTTGCAAAAGGAACAGACGCTGAGCCTCCAGCAAAGAGCGTCACTTTGAGCAATCCACAGCAGGAATCAGGACAAGTGAATTTATCATGGAATATAAACGAAGCAAAAGATCCATATATGATTGAGATTGTTCGAAACGGCAGCGTAATTGAGCGCTCCACAGATGTCAAAACGACAGCTTATAAAGATCTTAATGTCGTGAACGGACAATCCTATGAATACGCAGTGAACGTATATGATCAGGCAGGAAATGTCGTCACCTCTAATGCGGTGACGGTTAAACCAGACCTTGTGCTAGTCAAGGTAACATTTAAGCTTCATGCACCTGATTATACGTCTCAAAATGCGAAGATCACGATTCCGGGAAGTATCAATGGCTGGAATACAACCGCATTTGAAATGACGCGCGGCGGGGCGGTCACGAATGATTATCAATATACGTTTGAGGCACAAGAGGGAGAAGTATTAACGTATAAATACGTAAAAGATAATTCATGGGACAAAGAAGGATTACCTGATCATACCCCAAGCAACAAATCAGATGATGATGTTAGTTATTATGGTTACGGAGCACAGGGGACCGATTTAAAAGTAGTCGTTACCAATCAAGGTGGAAATCAAATGGTGATTGAAGATACAATTCTACGTTGGATTGACATGCCTGTTGTGATCACGTCACATACAGACGGTCAGACTGTTTCAACGGATACGATTACTTTAAAAGGAACCGCTATTAAAGGAGGAACGCTAACGATTAACGGTGAAAAAGTGACGGTTAATGAGGATATGACCTTTACACACACGGTTCAGCTTCGTAGCGGAGAGAATCCACTCACAATTAAAATCGAACCTTCTGAAAAGGCGAAGGCTGATATCTTCAAGAATGATGGTGGTGCGATTGAGAAAAATACGAAAACAATGACGTTTACAATCACGAAGAAATAA